From the genome of Abditibacteriaceae bacterium, one region includes:
- the trmD gene encoding tRNA (guanosine(37)-N1)-methyltransferase TrmD, whose protein sequence is MKFEIFTLFPDYFQSSLNSSIVKRGRESGAIEVGLHDIRAWTHDKHHVCDDAPFGGGAGMVMKAEPLALAIEDVLEWDAGLVEKPPCPVILMSPQGRPFSQRIAEELAEQNRIALVCGHYEGIDERAVETLVTDEISIGDYVLTGGEVAANVIIDAVARLVPGVLGNEASAQGDSFSDGLLEAPHYTRPANWRGKDVPDILLSGNHAAIKLWRYREGLKRTLLRRPDLLESWPGERKLSKAELKIWNELREQYASEDLNNV, encoded by the coding sequence ATGAAGTTCGAAATTTTCACGCTCTTTCCCGATTACTTTCAAAGCTCGCTGAATAGCAGCATTGTGAAGCGGGGGCGCGAAAGCGGCGCGATTGAAGTGGGCCTTCACGACATTCGCGCCTGGACACACGATAAGCATCACGTTTGCGACGACGCGCCTTTTGGTGGCGGCGCCGGGATGGTGATGAAAGCCGAGCCTCTGGCATTGGCTATCGAAGATGTGTTAGAATGGGACGCCGGTCTGGTTGAAAAACCGCCGTGTCCGGTGATCTTGATGTCGCCGCAGGGACGCCCCTTTTCGCAGCGCATCGCGGAGGAGTTAGCAGAGCAAAATCGCATCGCTCTGGTGTGCGGCCATTACGAAGGCATCGACGAACGCGCGGTTGAAACCCTCGTGACGGATGAAATCTCGATTGGAGATTATGTCCTGACCGGCGGCGAAGTCGCGGCGAATGTGATTATCGATGCGGTTGCGCGCTTGGTGCCTGGAGTTCTGGGCAATGAAGCGTCAGCGCAGGGCGATTCTTTTTCGGATGGTTTGCTGGAAGCGCCGCATTATACGCGGCCTGCCAACTGGCGCGGAAAAGATGTGCCAGACATTTTGCTTTCGGGCAATCATGCTGCAATTAAGTTGTGGCGGTATCGGGAAGGGCTGAAGCGAACGCTTTTGCGCCGTCCCGATTTGCTGGAATCTTGGCCGGGCGAGCGCAAGCTTTCCAAAGCCGAGCTTAAAATTTGGAACGAACTTCGGGAGCAATATGCTTCGGAAGATTTAAATAACGTTTGA
- the rplS gene encoding 50S ribosomal protein L19 translates to MNQDLIRAVEARHTKSDLPDFGPGDTLRVNVRVVEGNRERIQAFDGTCTARSNSGIGQTFTVRRVTQGFGIERTFLLHSPRLEKIEVRRKGKVRRAKLYYLRGRIGSKALRIKEKA, encoded by the coding sequence ATGAATCAGGATTTAATTCGCGCTGTTGAAGCGCGCCACACCAAAAGCGATTTGCCGGATTTTGGGCCGGGCGATACGCTGCGCGTCAATGTGCGCGTTGTTGAAGGCAACCGCGAGCGCATTCAGGCGTTCGACGGCACCTGCACCGCTCGCAGCAACTCGGGCATCGGCCAAACCTTTACGGTTCGCCGCGTGACGCAGGGCTTCGGCATCGAGCGCACCTTTTTGCTCCATTCGCCGCGCCTTGAGAAAATCGAAGTGCGTCGCAAGGGCAAAGTCCGTCGCGCCAAGTTGTATTACTTGCGTGGCCGGATTGGTAGCAAAGCTCTCCGCATCAAAGAAAAAGCGTAA
- a CDS encoding ribonuclease HII, with the protein MNPPLHPTWQREDELRVAGFEYVIGVDEAGRGPLAGPVVAGAVILPRDFDSPHFSKLTDSKLLNEATREILYEEISARAAWGVGACNAAEIDQINIRQASWLAMQRAVAELLSRSTVDIDRTFVLIDGLPYGLGPWPYEAIVKGDSKSFSIAAGSIIAKVTRDRMMRQFDAEFPVYGFASHKGYGSTKHLAALETHGPCALHRKTYAPVRRILEKHENLGSKSV; encoded by the coding sequence GTGAACCCTCCATTGCATCCGACGTGGCAACGCGAAGACGAGCTGCGCGTGGCAGGCTTTGAATATGTTATCGGTGTGGACGAAGCCGGACGCGGGCCGTTGGCCGGGCCGGTCGTTGCCGGCGCGGTAATTTTGCCGCGCGATTTCGATTCGCCGCATTTTTCGAAGCTCACCGATTCCAAGCTGTTGAACGAAGCGACACGCGAAATTTTGTACGAAGAAATCTCCGCGCGCGCTGCGTGGGGCGTTGGCGCGTGCAATGCCGCAGAGATCGACCAGATTAATATTCGTCAGGCGTCGTGGCTGGCGATGCAACGCGCAGTTGCCGAATTGCTTTCCCGAAGTACGGTCGATATCGACCGTACTTTTGTGCTTATCGATGGCTTGCCCTATGGCCTTGGCCCATGGCCTTATGAAGCGATTGTCAAAGGCGATTCGAAATCGTTCTCGATTGCTGCTGGTTCGATCATCGCTAAGGTCACGCGCGACCGCATGATGCGCCAATTCGACGCGGAGTTTCCCGTTTATGGCTTCGCTTCTCATAAAGGTTACGGCTCCACGAAACATCTCGCGGCGCTCGAAACCCACGGACCGTGTGCTTTACACCGCAAAACATATGCTCCTGTCAGAAGAATTCTGGAAAAACACGAAAATCTTGGCTCAAAGTCCGTATGA
- the priA gene encoding primosomal protein N': MSFAPRECSYVSVVLDRTAAIDKELTYGIPDSLRAEIQVGTAVLVPAGRQQATGFVTGFPDSIEFDAGQLRNVAQVLAPPLFNNHALAVARWMSAYYHCSLADALCCWIPPNATQTAHKIYRFIAADPMRVLRDLVRSPKRLAVAQLLANSTGLSLKQIEKECGNARDALKFLVEGGIVSEEEEVKEAAMKPRRVLAVRALADPDWPTLERAAPKQAAALRELEVREKSTVLSELAALGFDAAVFRALEKKGLVAFEATEVRRAPLDDLPPGAPLEAPPAQLSADQNTAIARIGDALRDADEKQNAQTVLLHGVTASGKTEVYLAAIEECLRRGRRAVVLVPEIALTAQTVEIFQRRFGERVAILHSALGAGERFDEWRRSQSGEADIVVGARSAVFAPCENVGLWVIDEEHDGSYKQDQTPRYHARDVALRRAQMENSVVLLGSATPCLESYRRAQKDEWIYVSMPTRVAQRALPEVEIVDLTGEAKGGSIPVLSRRLGDELVETVGRGEQAIIFLNRRGFAVYVQCLGCGHVEKCPNCDVSLTYHRGEQTLRCHHCDHAAPVISACPECDGWMIGFSGTGTEKVESEIAALLEKRGCKNVPILRLDRDTTSRKGAHAKILGDFRARRANVLIGTQMVTKGLDFPGVTLVGVISADSALNMPDFRASERTFQLLAQVAGRAGRGDKSGKVIIQTLDPDHYSVAAARDHDYETFVKQELEFRGSPPYPPFSHIVNIVSSDEEEKMALMRLQKLSLAFAAKIETLGGGTEILGPVDCPVSRVKNKYRFHLMLRDRNKPRLHKVLGVYDELSQGDKAGLMVDVDASSLL, translated from the coding sequence ATGTCTTTTGCGCCGCGCGAGTGTTCTTACGTTTCGGTTGTCCTTGATCGCACCGCAGCTATCGACAAAGAACTTACCTACGGAATTCCCGATTCGTTACGCGCGGAGATTCAAGTTGGAACGGCTGTCCTTGTTCCTGCCGGACGCCAGCAGGCGACGGGCTTTGTCACCGGCTTTCCCGATTCCATCGAGTTTGATGCTGGCCAACTGCGGAACGTCGCGCAAGTTTTAGCTCCGCCGCTCTTTAACAACCACGCTCTCGCTGTTGCGCGCTGGATGAGCGCCTACTACCATTGCAGCCTGGCCGATGCGCTTTGCTGCTGGATTCCGCCCAACGCTACACAAACCGCCCACAAGATTTATCGATTCATTGCCGCCGACCCCATGCGCGTCTTGCGCGATTTGGTGCGCTCTCCCAAACGATTGGCTGTCGCGCAACTGCTGGCTAACAGCACCGGTCTTTCGCTCAAGCAAATTGAGAAGGAATGCGGTAATGCGCGCGATGCCCTAAAGTTTCTCGTCGAAGGCGGCATTGTTTCCGAAGAAGAGGAAGTCAAAGAAGCCGCGATGAAACCGCGCCGTGTCCTCGCGGTGCGGGCGCTTGCCGACCCCGACTGGCCTACGCTCGAACGCGCCGCGCCCAAGCAAGCCGCCGCGTTAAGAGAATTAGAAGTGCGGGAGAAATCGACCGTACTTTCAGAACTTGCGGCGCTCGGCTTTGATGCTGCCGTTTTTCGCGCGTTGGAAAAAAAAGGACTCGTGGCGTTTGAGGCCACCGAAGTGCGCCGCGCGCCGCTCGACGATTTGCCGCCCGGCGCACCGTTGGAAGCGCCACCCGCGCAACTATCCGCCGATCAGAACACGGCCATTGCACGCATAGGCGACGCATTGCGCGATGCCGACGAAAAGCAGAATGCACAAACCGTGTTACTTCACGGCGTGACGGCGAGTGGCAAAACCGAGGTTTATCTTGCCGCAATCGAAGAATGCTTACGACGCGGGCGGCGCGCCGTTGTGCTTGTGCCGGAAATTGCGCTCACGGCGCAAACCGTCGAGATTTTCCAGCGGCGCTTTGGTGAACGTGTCGCGATTTTGCATTCGGCGCTCGGCGCGGGCGAACGCTTCGATGAATGGCGGCGCTCGCAAAGTGGCGAGGCCGATATTGTCGTAGGCGCGCGCTCGGCGGTTTTTGCGCCGTGTGAAAACGTCGGCTTGTGGGTCATCGACGAAGAGCACGACGGCAGCTACAAGCAAGACCAGACGCCGCGCTATCACGCGCGCGATGTGGCGTTGCGCCGCGCCCAAATGGAAAATAGCGTTGTGCTTTTGGGTAGCGCAACGCCGTGTCTCGAAAGCTATCGCCGCGCGCAAAAAGATGAATGGATTTACGTTTCGATGCCGACACGCGTCGCGCAGCGCGCATTGCCCGAAGTCGAAATTGTCGATTTAACCGGAGAAGCAAAAGGCGGCTCGATTCCTGTCCTGTCGCGGCGACTGGGCGATGAGCTAGTTGAAACGGTTGGACGGGGCGAGCAGGCGATTATCTTTCTGAATCGGCGCGGCTTCGCCGTTTATGTGCAGTGTCTCGGCTGCGGCCACGTCGAAAAGTGTCCCAACTGCGACGTTTCTCTCACCTATCATCGCGGTGAGCAAACGCTGCGCTGTCATCATTGCGACCACGCAGCGCCGGTAATCTCGGCCTGTCCCGAATGCGACGGCTGGATGATTGGCTTCTCGGGAACGGGAACCGAGAAAGTCGAAAGCGAAATCGCGGCGTTGCTGGAAAAGCGCGGTTGTAAAAACGTCCCGATTCTGCGCCTCGACCGCGACACGACTTCACGCAAAGGCGCGCACGCGAAGATTCTCGGCGACTTCCGCGCGCGCCGCGCCAATGTGCTTATCGGTACGCAGATGGTAACGAAAGGTCTGGATTTCCCCGGCGTGACTTTGGTGGGCGTCATTTCCGCCGATAGCGCGCTCAATATGCCGGACTTTCGCGCCTCGGAACGGACATTTCAGCTGCTGGCACAAGTCGCCGGACGCGCCGGACGCGGCGACAAAAGCGGCAAAGTGATTATTCAAACGCTCGACCCCGATCATTATTCGGTGGCCGCGGCGCGCGACCACGATTACGAAACCTTTGTGAAGCAGGAACTGGAATTTCGCGGTTCGCCGCCATATCCGCCGTTTTCGCACATCGTGAACATCGTGTCGAGCGACGAAGAAGAAAAGATGGCGTTGATGCGCTTGCAGAAACTTTCGCTGGCGTTTGCGGCGAAAATCGAAACGCTTGGTGGCGGAACCGAAATTCTTGGCCCGGTCGATTGTCCAGTATCGCGTGTGAAAAACAAATATCGTTTCCACCTGATGCTCCGCGACCGCAACAAGCCGCGCTTGCACAAAGTGCTCGGCGTGTACGACGAGCTTTCGCAAGGCGACAAAGCCGGTTTGATGGTCGATGTGGATGCGTCGTCGCTGCTTTAA
- the ffh gene encoding signal recognition particle protein: MLSNLSERLNKTFAKLRGKGRVSEADVDAAMREVRLALLEADVNFKIVKDFVGRVREKAVGVDVLESLSPDQQVIAIVRDELTELLGGITHRVHFASRPPTVIMLAGLQGTGKTTTCAKLAAYFKRDGKKPLMIATDIYRPGAILQLQTVGKQVGVPVFEMGTAPPPDIARAGLKYAQAHGHDVVIVDTAGRLHIDEEMMREARAVQDAIEPHETLLALDAMTGQDAVTAAQAFNETVKLTGVVLTKLDGDARGGAILSVRTVTGVPVKFVGVGEKLDALEEFHPDRMAGRILGMGDVLTLIEKAEKNYDQKQAQLAQEKMMAGNFDLEDFMEQMRQVKKMGGIESLIGMLPGASQMMKGGIPQVDEKAMGRVEAMILSMTPKERRDPDCINGSRKRRIAAGSGTSIQEINRLLGQFREMKKMIRQMSAMASGKTKMPRGFNPMKMMR; encoded by the coding sequence ATGCTTTCGAACCTTTCCGAACGACTCAATAAAACATTTGCCAAATTGCGCGGCAAAGGCCGCGTTTCCGAAGCCGATGTCGATGCCGCGATGCGCGAAGTTCGCCTCGCCCTTTTAGAAGCCGACGTCAACTTTAAAATCGTTAAAGACTTTGTTGGTCGCGTGCGCGAAAAGGCGGTCGGAGTCGATGTGCTCGAAAGCCTTTCGCCCGACCAGCAAGTGATTGCGATTGTGCGCGACGAACTGACCGAACTGCTCGGCGGCATCACGCATCGCGTGCATTTTGCGTCGCGCCCGCCAACCGTGATTATGCTCGCGGGCTTGCAGGGAACGGGAAAAACCACAACCTGCGCCAAGCTCGCCGCTTATTTCAAGCGCGACGGCAAAAAGCCGCTGATGATTGCGACCGACATTTATCGGCCCGGCGCGATTTTGCAGTTGCAAACGGTGGGCAAGCAAGTCGGCGTGCCGGTTTTTGAAATGGGCACTGCGCCGCCGCCCGACATCGCGCGTGCTGGACTCAAATACGCGCAGGCTCACGGCCACGACGTTGTTATCGTGGACACCGCAGGCCGCTTGCACATCGACGAAGAAATGATGCGCGAAGCCCGCGCGGTGCAGGACGCAATTGAACCGCACGAAACGCTGTTGGCTCTTGACGCGATGACCGGCCAAGACGCCGTCACCGCCGCGCAAGCCTTCAACGAAACCGTAAAGCTCACCGGCGTTGTGCTCACCAAGCTCGATGGTGACGCGCGCGGCGGCGCGATTCTTTCGGTTCGCACCGTAACCGGCGTGCCGGTGAAATTTGTCGGCGTCGGCGAAAAGCTCGATGCGTTGGAAGAATTTCATCCCGACCGCATGGCTGGACGAATTCTCGGCATGGGCGATGTTTTAACGCTCATCGAAAAAGCCGAGAAAAACTACGACCAGAAACAGGCCCAGCTCGCGCAAGAAAAAATGATGGCCGGAAACTTCGATCTCGAAGATTTCATGGAGCAAATGCGCCAGGTCAAGAAAATGGGTGGAATTGAATCGCTCATCGGAATGCTTCCCGGCGCTTCGCAGATGATGAAAGGCGGAATTCCCCAGGTCGATGAGAAAGCAATGGGCCGCGTCGAAGCAATGATTTTGTCGATGACACCGAAAGAACGGCGCGACCCCGATTGCATCAACGGTAGCCGTAAACGCCGCATTGCAGCGGGAAGCGGCACTTCGATTCAGGAAATCAACCGACTTCTCGGCCAGTTCCGCGAAATGAAAAAGATGATTCGCCAGATGAGCGCGATGGCGAGTGGCAAAACTAAAATGCCGCGCGGCTTCAACCCGATGAAAATGATGCGTTAG
- the rpsP gene encoding 30S ribosomal protein S16, protein MVRIRLRRTGAKNNPAYRVVIADQKSPRDGAFIDTIGHYLPTRQPAVVEIDEEKARKWLSQGAQPSETVRSLLKQKGIV, encoded by the coding sequence ATGGTTCGCATTCGTTTGCGCCGCACCGGCGCTAAGAACAATCCGGCATATCGCGTTGTTATCGCCGATCAGAAGTCGCCGCGCGATGGCGCTTTCATCGACACCATCGGCCATTACTTGCCGACACGTCAGCCGGCAGTCGTCGAAATCGACGAAGAAAAAGCACGCAAATGGCTCTCGCAGGGCGCTCAGCCCAGCGAAACTGTTCGTTCGCTGCTTAAGCAGAAGGGCATCGTCTAA
- a CDS encoding sulfite exporter TauE/SafE family protein — protein sequence MIVLLLTGIVAGIAAGFFGIGGGLIIVPALVYFNGFSQHKATGTSLAALLLPVGFMAVYEYHRKGNIDWRAAMIIGGMIVFGSWASAYFTNVKVKGPQLQLAFGLFAVVMGGYTIWSAMEKMRAS from the coding sequence ATGATCGTTCTGCTTCTCACCGGAATTGTTGCGGGCATCGCAGCGGGTTTCTTCGGCATCGGCGGCGGGCTGATTATTGTTCCGGCTCTGGTGTATTTCAACGGCTTCTCGCAGCATAAGGCAACGGGAACAAGCCTCGCCGCGCTGCTCTTGCCGGTTGGCTTCATGGCCGTTTACGAATATCACCGCAAAGGCAACATCGATTGGCGAGCCGCGATGATTATCGGCGGCATGATCGTCTTTGGAAGTTGGGCGAGTGCGTATTTCACCAACGTTAAAGTGAAAGGGCCGCAACTGCAGCTTGCATTCGGTTTGTTCGCGGTTGTGATGGGTGGCTACACCATCTGGTCAGCGATGGAAAAAATGCGCGCCAGCTAA
- a CDS encoding DUF2945 domain-containing protein, with product MAEKKLKKGDHVEWNTSQGSTKGTVKSKVTGKAKAGGHTAQASPDEPQFEVESDKTGKTAIHKADALKKIPAAKSPQKES from the coding sequence ATGGCAGAAAAGAAGTTGAAAAAAGGCGACCACGTCGAGTGGAATACGTCGCAGGGGAGCACAAAAGGAACGGTAAAAAGCAAGGTGACGGGAAAAGCCAAAGCAGGCGGGCACACTGCCCAAGCGTCCCCTGATGAACCGCAATTTGAAGTCGAAAGCGACAAAACGGGAAAAACGGCAATTCACAAAGCCGACGCTTTGAAGAAAATTCCAGCGGCGAAAAGCCCGCAGAAAGAGTCTTAA
- the lepB gene encoding signal peptidase I, which translates to MPAFNIDSWPWKFALMSAILGLRLFVMLVSGAGRKVAPAAPTIHSPRGSQAQVEKPNEITQWCLETLDSAAVAVGLVLFLVQPFIVQAFYIPSGSMENTLLGPPPGRTSGGDRLLVSRMIYRLRDPQFQDVVVFRAPPKAIAASPEAKEGDDYIKRCIGVPGDVVWAANREVWRNGKKLSEPYAKWSPPGRAIWAYDMKIVNGKLYSREYSSPGIVPLWRSEDGPVPLEQQEAITSAQPGKVPPGGYLVFGDHRNNSNDGHVWGFVPRNAFLGKAICVFWPPKRVGVLDRMSFHPRTPAPGTVAQ; encoded by the coding sequence ATGCCAGCTTTCAATATTGATTCGTGGCCGTGGAAATTTGCGCTCATGAGCGCGATTCTGGGCCTTCGTTTGTTTGTGATGCTCGTTTCGGGCGCGGGCCGCAAAGTCGCGCCTGCCGCGCCAACGATTCATTCTCCGCGCGGTTCGCAGGCGCAAGTCGAAAAGCCCAACGAAATTACGCAGTGGTGCCTCGAAACACTTGATAGCGCGGCCGTTGCAGTCGGGCTAGTTTTGTTTCTGGTCCAGCCATTTATCGTGCAGGCGTTTTACATTCCGTCGGGTTCGATGGAAAACACGCTTCTCGGCCCGCCGCCGGGACGCACTTCGGGCGGCGACCGCTTGCTCGTTTCGCGCATGATCTATCGTTTGCGCGACCCGCAGTTTCAAGATGTCGTAGTCTTTCGCGCGCCACCGAAAGCGATTGCGGCCTCGCCGGAAGCCAAGGAAGGCGACGACTACATCAAGCGCTGCATCGGCGTGCCGGGCGATGTTGTCTGGGCTGCGAATCGCGAGGTATGGCGCAATGGCAAAAAACTCTCGGAGCCTTACGCCAAGTGGAGCCCGCCGGGCCGCGCGATCTGGGCTTACGATATGAAAATCGTGAACGGCAAGCTATATTCGCGCGAGTATTCGAGTCCGGGAATTGTGCCTTTGTGGCGCAGTGAAGACGGGCCGGTTCCGTTGGAGCAGCAGGAAGCCATTACAAGCGCGCAGCCCGGCAAAGTTCCGCCAGGTGGCTACCTTGTGTTCGGCGATCACCGCAACAACTCGAACGACGGCCACGTTTGGGGCTTCGTGCCGCGCAATGCGTTTTTGGGCAAAGCGATTTGCGTTTTCTGGCCGCCCAAGCGCGTCGGCGTCCTCGACCGCATGAGCTTCCACCCGCGCACACCCGCGCCCGGTACCGTTGCTCAATAG
- a CDS encoding SDR family oxidoreductase: protein MAEKEWALITGAASGIGAELCRLFARDGANIVLVDRNERGLETTSAELTQKFGIKTISLVYDLSLQEAPEQIFQDLQTRGVEIDALVNNAGFGTFGNFWETDLARDKALVNVNIMAPMLLSKLFLPGMVRRKRGKVLNVGSVSGFLASPYASTYYSSKSFMLSFSQGIATSLRGTGVSVTVVCPGPTYTAFDWHSKGDGSTPPPRKRFQMEAGEVAAQAYRGMKRGQMVVIPGASNKGLAVLAKVLPRRLALRLLTVGQKKAN, encoded by the coding sequence ATGGCAGAAAAAGAATGGGCTTTAATTACCGGCGCGGCGAGCGGCATCGGCGCAGAGTTGTGTCGATTGTTTGCGCGCGACGGCGCGAACATCGTTCTCGTCGATAGAAACGAACGCGGCTTGGAAACAACAAGTGCCGAATTAACCCAGAAATTCGGTATCAAGACCATTTCTCTCGTTTACGACCTTTCGTTGCAGGAAGCCCCTGAACAGATTTTTCAGGACTTGCAAACGCGCGGGGTGGAAATCGACGCGCTGGTAAATAACGCCGGTTTCGGCACCTTCGGCAACTTCTGGGAAACCGACTTGGCGCGCGACAAAGCCCTCGTCAATGTGAACATAATGGCGCCGATGCTTCTTTCCAAACTGTTTTTGCCGGGCATGGTGCGGCGCAAAAGAGGAAAGGTTTTGAATGTCGGTTCGGTTTCCGGCTTTCTCGCCAGCCCTTACGCATCGACCTATTATTCAAGCAAATCGTTTATGCTGTCGTTTTCGCAGGGCATCGCGACATCGCTGCGCGGTACGGGCGTCTCGGTTACGGTTGTATGTCCCGGCCCGACTTACACCGCCTTCGATTGGCACAGCAAAGGCGATGGCAGCACGCCTCCGCCGCGCAAAAGATTCCAGATGGAAGCTGGAGAAGTCGCGGCGCAAGCCTATCGCGGAATGAAGCGCGGGCAAATGGTAGTCATTCCCGGAGCTTCCAACAAAGGTCTGGCCGTTCTCGCCAAGGTTCTGCCGCGACGGCTGGCGTTACGGCTGCTCACCGTCGGGCAGAAAAAGGCGAATTAA
- a CDS encoding KH domain-containing protein — MADALNGSPIDEEIAPEDARLIELVGFLVQGIVAHPEEVEVEEYFDDLGSVYGVRVHPDDVGRVIGKEGRVANALRHMVKAAAVKTGERVTVEIITDDAPIPLVDSNEEASTQDATSSDA, encoded by the coding sequence ATGGCGGACGCATTGAACGGCTCGCCCATCGACGAAGAGATCGCACCGGAAGACGCGCGACTCATCGAACTTGTCGGCTTTCTGGTGCAAGGCATTGTCGCGCATCCGGAAGAAGTCGAGGTCGAAGAGTATTTCGACGACCTGGGTTCGGTTTACGGCGTGCGTGTTCACCCCGATGACGTGGGCCGCGTTATCGGTAAAGAAGGTCGCGTTGCCAACGCGCTGCGTCACATGGTGAAAGCAGCGGCGGTGAAAACCGGCGAGCGTGTCACGGTGGAAATCATCACCGACGATGCGCCGATTCCGCTTGTCGATTCGAATGAAGAAGCAAGCACGCAGGATGCAACTTCCAGCGACGCGTAA
- the rimM gene encoding ribosome maturation factor RimM (Essential for efficient processing of 16S rRNA), which produces MTENSEETPEISSDPTEWQVLAGRVKGTWDKAFLRLIPYNDVPGRFDIGTSFAVHKPKPQLLQIKAWRLKDNAIIVDVGLETTAEANALVGQEIFIHGSMRPPLPEDEFYLDEALGMLVVLEDGEELGEIEEIIETSAHDVYVTPRAMIPVVPEFIVEQDFEKRVVTVRRWEGLVSE; this is translated from the coding sequence ATGACTGAAAACTCCGAAGAAACTCCAGAAATTTCGTCCGACCCAACCGAATGGCAGGTCTTGGCGGGCCGCGTCAAAGGCACGTGGGACAAGGCCTTTTTGCGCCTGATTCCCTATAACGATGTGCCGGGCCGCTTTGATATCGGCACGAGCTTCGCGGTTCACAAGCCAAAGCCACAATTGCTGCAAATCAAGGCGTGGCGATTGAAAGACAACGCGATTATCGTCGATGTCGGTCTGGAGACTACCGCTGAAGCGAACGCACTGGTCGGCCAAGAAATCTTTATTCACGGCTCGATGCGTCCGCCGCTGCCCGAAGACGAGTTCTATCTCGACGAAGCGTTGGGAATGCTCGTGGTCTTGGAAGACGGCGAAGAGTTGGGCGAAATCGAAGAAATTATCGAAACCTCGGCGCACGACGTTTACGTCACGCCGCGCGCGATGATTCCGGTTGTTCCCGAATTCATCGTTGAGCAGGATTTCGAGAAGCGCGTGGTAACAGTTCGTCGCTGGGAAGGACTCGTCAGCGAATGA
- a CDS encoding TspO/MBR family protein — translation MILTDRIKFVVSVGSCLGAAAISSLWTSSSVDSWYRTLEKPSFNPPSWVFGPVWTVLYISMGVALYLVWKQTPLDRNQQRGLAWFWMQLFFNALWSFLFFYLRSPGAALIDIILLWACIAATINFFRRTSVTAALLLVPYLAWVSFAACLNFAIWRLNS, via the coding sequence ATGATTCTTACCGACAGAATTAAATTCGTTGTTTCGGTCGGAAGTTGTCTGGGCGCGGCGGCTATCAGTTCATTGTGGACTTCGAGCAGTGTCGACAGTTGGTATCGCACGTTGGAAAAGCCATCGTTCAATCCGCCGTCGTGGGTTTTCGGGCCGGTGTGGACGGTGCTTTACATCTCGATGGGCGTTGCGCTTTATCTGGTGTGGAAGCAAACGCCACTCGACCGCAATCAGCAGCGCGGGCTGGCGTGGTTTTGGATGCAGTTGTTTTTCAACGCGTTGTGGTCGTTCCTGTTTTTCTATCTGCGCTCGCCGGGTGCGGCGCTCATCGACATCATCCTGTTGTGGGCCTGCATCGCCGCAACAATAAATTTCTTTCGCCGCACTTCGGTCACAGCGGCGTTACTTCTCGTGCCGTATCTGGCGTGGGTGAGTTTCGCGGCGTGCTTGAACTTTGCAATCTGGCGTTTGAACAGTTGA